In Bremerella alba, one DNA window encodes the following:
- a CDS encoding ATP-binding cassette domain-containing protein, protein MIQLQNLCKSWDGGKTFAVQNVSLEVPEGKVLALLGGSGSGKSTTVKMINRLIEPTSGRILVGGEDITQQDPVQLRRRIGYVFQSIGLLPHMNVSDNVTLLLKLQGVSSGERTSKANELLDMVDLPHETFATRLPSELSGGQRQRVGFARALAAQPKVMLLDEPFGALDPVTRDTLQIEFSRIQRSLGLTAVIVTHDMAEALLLADVIAVMNVGEILRIGTPKELLQDPGDDYVAKLLETPRRHGELLRELSV, encoded by the coding sequence ATGATTCAACTTCAAAATCTCTGCAAATCGTGGGACGGAGGCAAGACCTTCGCGGTGCAGAACGTTTCGCTGGAAGTGCCGGAGGGGAAAGTCTTGGCACTTCTCGGTGGGAGCGGCAGCGGTAAAAGTACCACGGTCAAGATGATCAATCGTCTGATCGAACCCACTTCCGGCAGAATCTTGGTCGGCGGAGAAGATATCACCCAGCAAGATCCCGTCCAGTTGCGTCGTCGGATTGGCTATGTGTTTCAAAGCATCGGACTCTTGCCGCACATGAATGTGTCCGACAACGTCACGCTGCTTTTGAAGCTGCAAGGTGTCTCATCAGGTGAGCGAACGAGCAAGGCGAACGAACTGCTAGACATGGTCGACCTTCCTCATGAAACGTTCGCCACGCGACTGCCCAGCGAGCTCTCTGGAGGGCAGCGACAACGCGTTGGATTTGCCAGAGCGTTAGCCGCCCAGCCCAAGGTGATGTTGCTCGACGAACCGTTCGGGGCACTCGATCCGGTGACCCGCGATACGCTGCAAATCGAATTCAGCCGCATTCAACGTTCGCTCGGTTTGACTGCGGTGATTGTCACGCACGATATGGCAGAAGCCTTGCTGCTGGCAGACGTGATCGCCGTGATGAACGTGGGCGAGATCTTACGCATCGGTACCCCGAAAGAGCTTCTCCAAGATCCAGGCGACGACTATGTTGCCAAGCTATTGGAAACGCCCCGCCGCCACGGCGAACTCTTGCGAGAGCTTAGCGTCTGA
- a CDS encoding DUF2254 domain-containing protein: MWTPKKLLNYWNRLQHSLWFVPVICTLGGVFVAVSMLWIDSSLKRSWEDSFWLETTTNGAQTVLSTIAGGMITVAGVVLSMEMVTLSITSSQFGSRVLRSRLGDRTTQWTIGAFMGTAVYSLVVLKMVRKLGEDNFFIPHLSVMAAILFALGSLMILLYFIHHVAMIAQAPEIVASLATDLRHSMERIFPDMIGDPPPKENSHEREVTDQEWKALKDGITIESTREGYIQGIEGDDLIALATRHDLIIELPKRPGDFLSYGETLAKVAARGQIDEAQVIHAINDAFYIGNNRTPWQDVNCSVHELSQMGVRALSPGINDPYTAVNCIDRLSSALAQLAQRKMPAPNRFDHDGHLRLIADCQNFSSVMHAAFDQMRSYAISSAAVSQRMMEGYQRIANAVTHEDHAEDVQRQARLTMEGALEQKHHPADVRIIQEQYERLIKQLEPLLDKKKDEDFKADQKPADQESEKEGEASGEVIG; the protein is encoded by the coding sequence ATGTGGACTCCGAAAAAACTGTTGAATTATTGGAATCGCTTACAGCACAGTCTTTGGTTTGTGCCGGTGATTTGCACACTAGGCGGAGTGTTCGTCGCTGTTTCGATGTTGTGGATTGACTCTTCTTTGAAAAGGTCGTGGGAGGACTCCTTCTGGCTGGAAACGACCACCAACGGAGCCCAAACTGTCTTGTCGACCATTGCCGGCGGTATGATCACTGTGGCTGGTGTGGTGCTTTCGATGGAAATGGTCACCCTTTCGATCACATCTTCTCAATTTGGTTCACGCGTGCTGCGCAGCCGACTGGGCGATCGGACAACCCAATGGACGATTGGGGCGTTCATGGGGACGGCCGTCTATAGCCTGGTGGTGCTGAAGATGGTGCGTAAGTTAGGCGAAGACAACTTCTTCATCCCCCATCTGTCCGTGATGGCAGCGATTTTATTTGCTTTGGGAAGTCTGATGATCTTGCTCTATTTCATCCACCACGTTGCGATGATCGCCCAAGCACCTGAGATTGTAGCCAGTTTGGCTACGGACCTACGGCATTCGATGGAGCGGATCTTTCCTGACATGATCGGCGATCCGCCACCCAAAGAGAATTCCCACGAGCGTGAGGTTACCGATCAGGAGTGGAAGGCCTTGAAGGATGGCATCACCATTGAGTCGACGCGCGAAGGTTATATTCAGGGAATCGAAGGGGACGACCTGATCGCTCTGGCGACCCGGCACGATTTAATAATCGAACTTCCCAAACGCCCCGGTGACTTTCTCTCGTATGGTGAAACGCTGGCCAAGGTCGCCGCGCGGGGGCAAATTGACGAGGCGCAAGTGATCCATGCGATCAACGATGCCTTTTACATTGGCAACAATCGCACGCCGTGGCAAGACGTGAACTGCTCGGTACACGAGCTTTCGCAAATGGGGGTCCGTGCGCTCAGCCCTGGCATCAACGATCCCTACACGGCGGTCAATTGCATCGACCGGCTGTCGTCGGCCTTGGCTCAGTTAGCTCAGCGGAAAATGCCTGCACCCAATCGTTTCGATCATGATGGCCATCTTCGCTTGATCGCCGACTGCCAGAATTTTTCCAGCGTGATGCACGCGGCCTTCGATCAAATGCGCAGCTATGCCATCAGCAGCGCGGCAGTATCGCAGCGGATGATGGAAGGCTATCAGCGTATCGCCAACGCCGTAACACATGAAGATCATGCCGAAGATGTGCAGCGTCAAGCGCGGCTGACCATGGAAGGGGCACTCGAGCAGAAGCATCACCCGGCCGACGTGAGGATCATTCAAGAGCAGTACGAGCGGCTGATCAAGCAACTCGAACCGTTGCTAGACAAGAAGAAAGACGAAGATTTCAAGGCCGACCAGAAACCCGCGGATCAGGAATCGGAAAAAGAAGGGGAGGCCAGCGGCGAAGTGATCGGTTAG